The genomic window tatgagtctataaaaacatttactatagtctatgaaatattttttgtacTCATAATCTGCATGATCTGTAGAAAGCACaactttatatttttgtttgGTTTATGTTTTTCTTCTCCAGGTTCATCTGGTGCTGAGACAGACAGATTGTCAGTGTTATTGATGGAGGCAGATTCAGTCACTCTACACACTGGCGTTAAAACAAAACAACTAGAACATATTAAATGGTATTTTAATGACATTCGTATTGCTCAGATCAATGGAGATCAATGTGATATCTGTACAGATGTTCAGTGCAATGAAGGTAATGAGGGATTCAGAGACAGGCTGAAGCTAGATCATcggactggatctctgaccatcatgaACATCACAACCACAGACTCTGGAGTTTATAAACTACAGATCAACAGCAGCATTAAAAATACCTTCAGTGTTACTGTCACTGGTGAGTGATACAGTTTGTATATGTTTAAAGCACATTGTATTTGTCTTTTTAAGGTGATATTCAGTTATTTTCTTTGTCTGTATATTAATTTCACATTTTCAAACTTGCTGTTTAAGTGCAGTTTGTATAATTTTCTCAGTTTACATTATTGAACAGTTAGATTTACAACAAAATTTTCATTGGAAAGCTGTTGTTTTGAGATTGTAGTCGGTCAGGATTCATAGACTGTTTTAGTCTATTATCTTGTATTCtgtgttttccaagtgtttttttcCCTGTGGTTCTATTGTTTTGGTTTATTCCTGTGTCTCCCCCTTTTGTTCAGTTTGCCTTGGTTTACCcttatgcccatatttggtcttcCCCATCGTTACcttgattgtgtacacctgtcttgtttaGTTGCCACTCCCCTTTGCTTATCTTTAAATAGTCTTTTGTTTCCAGTTTAGTTTGTCTGGTCTTAATGTTTTGTCGTGTTTTTTTGATTCCTGGATTTCTGTTCGTTTGTagatttatgtatgtatgtatgtatgtatgtatgtttgtttgtttaataaataagtgtTATTTTGTATTCCTGGCTCCACCTTTTACCTCTGGCGCCTCATCCCCAGCACAACGTGACACAGTCGAGCTCAGATGGAGATGGCATTGTATAATCACACCATCTCTCAGCTGATCAGCTGATTATTTGTTTAAATGAGGAGTTGATATAAAAAAAGTATGTGAAAAATATTTGAGGACAAACCAATGTTTCTTTCTGGATTAAAAGTCAACAAAGGGTTTGTGCAATCACATTCACATTGACAGTTCTTTAATGTTGTGTAGTTCTTTCATTTTCCCCAAATATACCCAGCATGTGTTGGTTTGTGTTCCAGATGTTCCTGCTGCTGAACGAGATGGAATGCAGAGAAAGTCAGTGATGGAAGGCGAATCTGTTACTTTAGATATTAGGGGTGACAAAAAAACAAATGGTTTGATAATATGGTATTTTTACGATATCCACATTGCTGAAATCACTGGAGATGAGAGTAAGATCTGTACAGATGAACAGTGTGATGAGAGATttagagacagactgaagctggatcatcagactggatctctgaccatcacgaATACCAGAACCACAGATGCTGGACTCTATAAACAACAAATCACTATCAGCAACAGCAGCTTTAGTATCGCCAAAGTGACGAGATTCAATGTTGCTGTTAATTGTGAGTATACAATTCAGTATTTTTGGATCAAGTTCAAAGTGGGattttgttgtgatttattttgctAGAAACAAATAAAATTGTGCCATTTGTTAGTGAattcaatatactgtacaattgATGaccaaagcaaaataaataaataaataaatcagtcaaAGATATTGTTAAATAGTGGATGGATAATCACTCTCTAGGAATAATGACTGTCTGTCTTTAGCTGTTCCAGATTCAGGTTTGTCTTCAGCTGCTGTAGCAGGAATATGTGTTAGTGTTTTTCTGCTTGGGGCTGGAGCTGGAGCTGCTGCTGCTGGTGTGATTTGCTATTACTGTGCACCAGTGCAAAATAGTGTAAGCATTACATATCAAGATATATGAAAAACCTTACAAGAACAGTGGTATGAATACATGTTTATATAGTGttattatacatttacatttttatataatgtaATTCTAAAACATATGTAAATTCTGAACTGTCATCTTcgcagttgtttttgttttgtgttcttTTTTGACTAATACAACCATTTTAGATGTGGTATTGAAATCATtaatatttcagctttttatTGCTGAAGTACATTTAGGAAGTATAAATGTAAGAAATGAAAACCTTTTTATAAGCAACAGGAAAAACACAATTCCAACTCTCTagtatttctgtttttttgtgtCTGAAACATCAATTCACCTCATTACTTATACCTTTTGTAAACATGTGTTTTCTTACAGGGGAATGATGAGACCACTGCACCTGATCCACCTGAGATTCCTTTACTTGAACAGAATCTAGCCTCGTCAGCATTATGAGCCTCGCCAATGAGAAACAGAGAATTAAGACGTGATGAAATGGATCAACACTGACAGCAACAAAAGCAGCAGATGAAATGAGTGAaaatgcaaattcactctctTACAGTAGGTGGTGCTCTTGGACAAGCAGAAATACAGAAACTGATGAAATTAGGATTTAGAATATATGTACAATCGACATCTTAAAGATGTTTGTCAGACATTTGTACACAGAAGATGTTTTCCAGATTGCTATCTGGGAAACAAAGCAGCGGTTCAGTAGTCTTTCCTAACAGAGCTTGCTGCACGCTGCAAAGCCCTGGTCATttctaggctggactactgcaatgctcttttgaccggtcttccagcatgtacaatcagacctctacaaatgattcagaatgcagcagcatgaCTGGAatcccatgtcacacctctctttataTCCATGCACTGGCTACCGCTTACAGCACATATCAAATTCAaggcactgatgctggcatataggacagccaccggctcatcacctgcctacctccat from Garra rufa chromosome 7, GarRuf1.0, whole genome shotgun sequence includes these protein-coding regions:
- the LOC141338016 gene encoding uncharacterized protein; translation: MKLVFNFLAVTMFFLDNSSSGAETDRLSVLLMEADSVTLHTGVKTKQLEHIKWYFNDIRIAQINGDQCDICTDVQCNEGNEGFRDRLKLDHRTGSLTIMNITTTDSGVYKLQINSSIKNTFSVTVTDLCMYSTKGLCNHIHIDSSLMLCSSFIFPKYTQHVLVCVPDVPAAERDGMQRKSVMEGESVTLDIRGDKKTNGLIIWYFYDIHIAEITGDESKICTDEQCDERFRDRLKLDHQTGSLTITNTRTTDAGLYKQQITISNSSFSIAKVTRFNVAVNCEYTIQYFWIKFKVGFCCDLFC